In Pyrus communis chromosome 8, drPyrComm1.1, whole genome shotgun sequence, one genomic interval encodes:
- the LOC137741685 gene encoding uncharacterized protein translates to MECCGRPNRSDAHLSREEEAEIESKTREYFDGVTPKHHSKPQRSEYSSKYVDDLKNKDEIPELVEFHRLESDSQKIVLNGSEVGEEFVETDYYKDLNETDKQHHTTGTGFIKMPNKSDNRYSLEPDSDTDVHASGQCNPATNDWIPDASAANTVAFDSGKPRRSDN, encoded by the exons atggagtGCTGTGGGAGGCCAAACAGGAGTGACGCTCATTTGTCGAGAGAGGAAGAGGCAGAGATCGAGTCGAAGACGAGAGAGTACTTCGATGGAGTGACTCCCAAGCATCACTCCAAACCTCAACGCAGTGAGTATTCATCAAAGTATGTGGacgatttgaaaaataaagacGAAATTCCCGAACTTGTTGAGTTCCACCGTCTCGAAAGCGATTCTCAG AAGATAGTGCTGAACGGAAGTGAGGTTGGTGAGGAGTTTGTGGAGACAGACTACTACAAGGACCTGAACGAAACGGACAAGCAGCACCACACCACAGGAACTGGGTTCATCAAAATGCCCAACAAAAGTGACAACCGCTACAGTTTGGAACCGGATTCCGACACCGATGTCCATGCCTCTGGCCAGTGCAACCCAGCAACTAATGACTGGATCCCAGATGCTTCTGCTGCCAATACA GTGGCTTTTGATTCAGGCAAGCCAAGGAGAAGTGACAATTAA